The following are encoded in a window of Balaenoptera ricei isolate mBalRic1 chromosome 1, mBalRic1.hap2, whole genome shotgun sequence genomic DNA:
- the SH2D2A gene encoding SH2 domain-containing protein 2A isoform X1, whose translation MEFPLAQICPQGSQEAPTITFSTFQPIDLNRRSCQGLGLLPGPRLQALKAEEARPSPRASAAHAAAPPQAPGAACSPKDIGKEEVPREEGMSLQAETQAWFQKTQAHELLQHGAAPAWFHGFITRREAERLLERKPQGCYLVRFSESAVTFVLTYRSRTCCRHFLLAQLVDGRHVVLGEDSAHARLQDLLLHYKACPLSPYGETLTEPLARQTPEPAGLSLRTEESDSGSKSQDPQPQYTSILKKEQSAAPTQKDGAGEPKQTSQPPKPKPPVRAKPQLPPEVYKSPAPRPRPTPPPKPSNPIYHEPDEPIDFYAMGRGSPGEAPSNIYAEVEVKVPDSGCEGPPCILRHEVLRKCQSRPVPGSQNPGGQQLHSENSVAEQGPPVPHKPLPRWGHTLPHNLSR comes from the exons ATGGAGTTCCCCCTGGCCCAGATATGCCCCCAAG GGAGTCAAGAAGCCCCCACCATAACCTTCAGCACCTTCCAGCCCATAGACTTGAACCGCAGGAGCTGCCAGGGCCTGGGCTTGCTTCCAGGACCCAGACTCCAGGCCCTGAAGGCCGAGGAAGCCCggcccagccccagggcctccGCTGCGCACGCTGCG GCacctccccaggccccaggggCTGCCTGCAGCCCAAAGGATATTGGGAAGGAAGAGGTGCCTAGGGAAGAAGGCATGTCCCTGCAGGCTGAGACTCAGGCTTGGTTCCAGAAGACCCAGGCCCATGAGCTCCTGCAGCATGGGGCAGCCCCTGCTTGGTTCCACGGCTTCATCACCCGGAG AGAGGCCGAGAGGCTGCTAGAGAGGAAGCCTCAGGGATGCTACTTGGTGCGTTTCAGCGAGAGCGCCGTGACCTTTGTACTGACTTACAG GAGCCGGACTTGCTGCCGCCACTTCCTGCTGGCCCAACTCGTGGACGGGCGCCACGTGGTGCTGGGCGAGGACAGCGCCCACGCGCGGCTGCAGGACCTGCTGCTGCACTACAAGGCGTGCCCGCTGAGCCCCTACGGGGAGACGCTCACCGAGCCCCTCGCCCGCCAG ACTCCTGAGCCCGCAGGACTGTCCCTAAGGACTGAAGAATCAGACTCTGGAAGCAAAAGCCAGGACCCACAACCTCAGTATACCTCAATCCTCAAAAAGGAGCAAAGCGCAGCCCCCACGCAGAAAgacggggcaggggagccaaagCAG ACGTCCCAGCCGCCCAAGCCCAAGCCTCCCGTCCGCGCCAAACCTCAGCTGCCTCCCGAAGTCTACAAAAGCCCCGCTCCGAGACCCCGCCCAACCCCGCCCCCCAAGCCCTCCAACCCCATCTACCACGAACCTGATGAACCCATAGACTTCTATGCCATGGGCCGTGGCAGCCCCGGGGAAGCCCCCAGCAACATTTATGCCGAGGTGGAGGTGAAGGTGCCTGATTCAGGGTGTGAGGGCCCGCCGTGCATCCTCAGGCACGAAGTCCTACGGAAGTGCCAGTCCAGGCCTGTCCCAGGAAGCCAG AATCCAGGTGGCCAACAACTGCATTCTGAGAACTCTGTGGCTGAACAAGGCCCTCCTGTGCCCCACAAGCCCCTACCCCGCTGGGGGCACACCCTCCCCCACAACCTTTCTAGATAG
- the SH2D2A gene encoding SH2 domain-containing protein 2A isoform X2, whose product MEFPLAQICPQGSQEAPTITFSTFQPIDLNRRSCQGLGFIQAPPQAPGAACSPKDIGKEEVPREEGMSLQAETQAWFQKTQAHELLQHGAAPAWFHGFITRSIFRVFSITHREAERLLERKPQGCYLVRFSESAVTFVLTYRSRTCCRHFLLAQLVDGRHVVLGEDSAHARLQDLLLHYKACPLSPYGETLTEPLARQTPEPAGLSLRTEESDSGSKSQDPQPQYTSILKKEQSAAPTQKDGAGEPKQTSQPPKPKPPVRAKPQLPPEVYKSPAPRPRPTPPPKPSNPIYHEPDEPIDFYAMGRGSPGEAPSNIYAEVEVKVPDSGCEGPPCILRHEVLRKCQSRPVPGSQNPGGQQLHSENSVAEQGPPVPHKPLPRWGHTLPHNLSR is encoded by the exons ATGGAGTTCCCCCTGGCCCAGATATGCCCCCAAG GGAGTCAAGAAGCCCCCACCATAACCTTCAGCACCTTCCAGCCCATAGACTTGAACCGCAGGAGCTGCCAGGGCCTGGGCTT TATCCAGGCacctccccaggccccaggggCTGCCTGCAGCCCAAAGGATATTGGGAAGGAAGAGGTGCCTAGGGAAGAAGGCATGTCCCTGCAGGCTGAGACTCAGGCTTGGTTCCAGAAGACCCAGGCCCATGAGCTCCTGCAGCATGGGGCAGCCCCTGCTTGGTTCCACGGCTTCATCACCCGGAG CATCTTCCGTGTCTTCTCCATCACCCACAGAGAGGCCGAGAGGCTGCTAGAGAGGAAGCCTCAGGGATGCTACTTGGTGCGTTTCAGCGAGAGCGCCGTGACCTTTGTACTGACTTACAG GAGCCGGACTTGCTGCCGCCACTTCCTGCTGGCCCAACTCGTGGACGGGCGCCACGTGGTGCTGGGCGAGGACAGCGCCCACGCGCGGCTGCAGGACCTGCTGCTGCACTACAAGGCGTGCCCGCTGAGCCCCTACGGGGAGACGCTCACCGAGCCCCTCGCCCGCCAG ACTCCTGAGCCCGCAGGACTGTCCCTAAGGACTGAAGAATCAGACTCTGGAAGCAAAAGCCAGGACCCACAACCTCAGTATACCTCAATCCTCAAAAAGGAGCAAAGCGCAGCCCCCACGCAGAAAgacggggcaggggagccaaagCAG ACGTCCCAGCCGCCCAAGCCCAAGCCTCCCGTCCGCGCCAAACCTCAGCTGCCTCCCGAAGTCTACAAAAGCCCCGCTCCGAGACCCCGCCCAACCCCGCCCCCCAAGCCCTCCAACCCCATCTACCACGAACCTGATGAACCCATAGACTTCTATGCCATGGGCCGTGGCAGCCCCGGGGAAGCCCCCAGCAACATTTATGCCGAGGTGGAGGTGAAGGTGCCTGATTCAGGGTGTGAGGGCCCGCCGTGCATCCTCAGGCACGAAGTCCTACGGAAGTGCCAGTCCAGGCCTGTCCCAGGAAGCCAG AATCCAGGTGGCCAACAACTGCATTCTGAGAACTCTGTGGCTGAACAAGGCCCTCCTGTGCCCCACAAGCCCCTACCCCGCTGGGGGCACACCCTCCCCCACAACCTTTCTAGATAG
- the SH2D2A gene encoding SH2 domain-containing protein 2A isoform X3: MEFPLAQICPQGSQEAPTITFSTFQPIDLNRRSCQGLGFIQAPPQAPGAACSPKDIGKEEVPREEGMSLQAETQAWFQKTQAHELLQHGAAPAWFHGFITRREAERLLERKPQGCYLVRFSESAVTFVLTYRSRTCCRHFLLAQLVDGRHVVLGEDSAHARLQDLLLHYKACPLSPYGETLTEPLARQTPEPAGLSLRTEESDSGSKSQDPQPQYTSILKKEQSAAPTQKDGAGEPKQTSQPPKPKPPVRAKPQLPPEVYKSPAPRPRPTPPPKPSNPIYHEPDEPIDFYAMGRGSPGEAPSNIYAEVEVKVPDSGCEGPPCILRHEVLRKCQSRPVPGSQNPGGQQLHSENSVAEQGPPVPHKPLPRWGHTLPHNLSR, encoded by the exons ATGGAGTTCCCCCTGGCCCAGATATGCCCCCAAG GGAGTCAAGAAGCCCCCACCATAACCTTCAGCACCTTCCAGCCCATAGACTTGAACCGCAGGAGCTGCCAGGGCCTGGGCTT TATCCAGGCacctccccaggccccaggggCTGCCTGCAGCCCAAAGGATATTGGGAAGGAAGAGGTGCCTAGGGAAGAAGGCATGTCCCTGCAGGCTGAGACTCAGGCTTGGTTCCAGAAGACCCAGGCCCATGAGCTCCTGCAGCATGGGGCAGCCCCTGCTTGGTTCCACGGCTTCATCACCCGGAG AGAGGCCGAGAGGCTGCTAGAGAGGAAGCCTCAGGGATGCTACTTGGTGCGTTTCAGCGAGAGCGCCGTGACCTTTGTACTGACTTACAG GAGCCGGACTTGCTGCCGCCACTTCCTGCTGGCCCAACTCGTGGACGGGCGCCACGTGGTGCTGGGCGAGGACAGCGCCCACGCGCGGCTGCAGGACCTGCTGCTGCACTACAAGGCGTGCCCGCTGAGCCCCTACGGGGAGACGCTCACCGAGCCCCTCGCCCGCCAG ACTCCTGAGCCCGCAGGACTGTCCCTAAGGACTGAAGAATCAGACTCTGGAAGCAAAAGCCAGGACCCACAACCTCAGTATACCTCAATCCTCAAAAAGGAGCAAAGCGCAGCCCCCACGCAGAAAgacggggcaggggagccaaagCAG ACGTCCCAGCCGCCCAAGCCCAAGCCTCCCGTCCGCGCCAAACCTCAGCTGCCTCCCGAAGTCTACAAAAGCCCCGCTCCGAGACCCCGCCCAACCCCGCCCCCCAAGCCCTCCAACCCCATCTACCACGAACCTGATGAACCCATAGACTTCTATGCCATGGGCCGTGGCAGCCCCGGGGAAGCCCCCAGCAACATTTATGCCGAGGTGGAGGTGAAGGTGCCTGATTCAGGGTGTGAGGGCCCGCCGTGCATCCTCAGGCACGAAGTCCTACGGAAGTGCCAGTCCAGGCCTGTCCCAGGAAGCCAG AATCCAGGTGGCCAACAACTGCATTCTGAGAACTCTGTGGCTGAACAAGGCCCTCCTGTGCCCCACAAGCCCCTACCCCGCTGGGGGCACACCCTCCCCCACAACCTTTCTAGATAG